The following proteins are encoded in a genomic region of Brachypodium distachyon strain Bd21 chromosome 1, Brachypodium_distachyon_v3.0, whole genome shotgun sequence:
- the LOC100837052 gene encoding protein EXORDIUM-like 7 gives MERLLPCPPTLLPLLLLVLLLAAAMAAVRSAPVYRADYLVDGNQLVNMQYHMGPVVSGSPTNLYLIWYGRWDPAAQAVLRDFLASLSSPAAPSPSVSDWWARAPRLYADQTGANVTAAFAVAGEHSDSGYSHGTSLRRIDVQSIIRAAVVAYPDPLPLDPYSGAYLVLSSPDVQMEEFCRAMCGFHYFTFASVVGVTVPYAWVGNSGTQCPGRCAYPFAPATDYGGGSGGGGQVLRPPNGDPGVDGMVIVLGHELAELATNPLVNAWYAGDTPTAPTEIADLCLGVYGDGGGAGGFVGNVSRAADGSAYNVNGVNGRRFLVQWLWNPVLGKCYGANASN, from the coding sequence ATGGAGAGGCTGCTCCCATGCCCCCCTacccttcttccccttctcctcctcgtcctcctgctcgccgccgccatggccgccgtgcGGAGCGCGCCGGTGTACAGGGCGGACTACCTGGTGGACGGCAACCAGCTGGTAAACATGCAGTACCACATGGGCCCCGTGGTGTCGGGTTCCCCCACGAACCTGTACCTCATCTGGTACGGGCGGTGGGATCCCGCGGCGCAGGCGGTGCTCCGCGACTTCCTGGCCTCCCTCTCGTCCCCCGcggccccctccccctccgtcTCCGACTGGTGggcccgcgcgccgcgccTCTACGCGGACCAGACGGGCGCCAACGTCACCGCGgccttcgccgtcgccggggagCACTCCGACTCCGGCTACTCGCACGGCACCTCCCTGCGGCGGATCGACGTGCAGTCCATcatccgcgccgccgtggtggCCTACCCGGACCCGCTCCCGCTCGACCCCTACAGCGGCGCCTACCTGGTGCTCTCCTCCCCGGACGTGCAGATGGAGGAGTTCTGCCGCGCCATGTGCGGCTTCCACTACTTCACCTTCGCCTCCGTCGTCGGGGTCACGGTGCCCTACGCCTGGGTCGGGAACAGCGGCACGCAGTGCCCCGGGAGGTGCGCGTACCCGTTCGCCCCCGCGACTGactacggcggcggctccggcggtggcgggcaGGTGCTGCGGCCGCCCAACGGGGACCCCGGGGTGGACGGGATGGTGATCGTGCTGGGGCACGAGCTGGCGGAGCTGGCCACCAACCCGCTGGTGAACGCGTGGTACGCGGGGGACACGCCCACGGCGCCCACGGAGATCGCCGACCTCTGCCTCGGCGTCTacggcgacgggggcggcgccggcgggttcGTCGGGAACGTGTCCCGGGCGGCCGACGGGAGCGCCTACAACGTCAACGGCGTCAACGGCCGGCGGTTCCTGGTGCAGTGGCTCTGGAACCCCGTCCTCGGCAAGTGCTACGGGGCCAATGCCAGCAACtga